One Mauremys reevesii isolate NIE-2019 linkage group 5, ASM1616193v1, whole genome shotgun sequence genomic window carries:
- the ANKRD50 gene encoding ankyrin repeat domain-containing protein 50 isoform X2 gives MKPPQQSLFLLVDSIDEGCNVAEGEQTSTGISGTIAELLADHYEFFPPWLLLLCSARKQSKTVTKMFTGFRKISLDDLRKAYIVKDVQQYILHRLDQEEALRQHLTKETAEMLNQLHIKSSGCFLYLERVLDGVVENFIMLREIRDIPGTLNGLYLWLCQRLFVRKQFAKVQPILNVILAACRPLTTTELYHAVWTKNMTLTMEDFQRKLDVLSKVLVDGLGNTKILFHYSFAEWLLDVKHCTQKYLCNAAEGHRMLAMSYTCRAKDLTPLEAQEFALHLINSNLQLETSELALWMIWNGTPVKDSLSTLIPKEQEVLQLLVKAGAHVNSEDDRTSCIVRQALEREDSIRTLLDNGASVNQCDSNGRTLLANAAYSGNLDVVNLLVSRGADLEIEDTHGQTALTLAARQGHTKVVNCLIGCGANVNHTDHDGWTALRSAAWGGHTEVVSALLYAGVKVDCADADSRTALRAAAWGGHEDIVLNLLQHGAEVNKADNEGRTALIAAAYMGHKEIVEHLLDHGAEVNHEDVDGRTALSVAALCVPASKGHASVVSLLIDRGAEVDHCDKDGMTPLLVAAYEGHVDVVDLLLEGGADVDHTDNNGRTPLLAAASMGHASVVNTLLFWGAAVDSIDSEGRTVLSIASAQGNVEVVRTLLDRGLDENHRDDAGWTPLHMAAFEGHRLICEALIEQGARTNEIDNDGRIPFILAAQEGHYDCVQILLENKSNIDQRGYDGRNSLRVAALEGHRDIVELLFSHGADVNYKDADGRPTLYILALENQLTMAEYFLENGANVEASDAEGRTALHVSCWQGHLEMVQILITYHADVNAADNEKRSALQSAAWQGHVKVVRLLIEHGALVDHTCNQGATALCIAAQEGHIDVVQILLEHGADPNHADQFGRTAMRVAAKNGHSQIIKLLEKYGASSLNGCTPSPVHTMEQKPLQSVSSKLQSLTIKSNSSGSTGGGDMQPTMRGLSNGPAHAFSSPSESPDSTVDRQKSSLSNNSLKSSKNSSLRTTSSTATAQTVPIDSFHSMSFTEQIQQHSLPRSRSRQSIVSPSSTTHSLSQNHNSPSSEFEWSQVKPSLKSTKANKGGKTENSSKSGSAGKKIKQSSSSQPQVLEYEMTQFDKRIPVAKSGTSVPLKSMPAEPQCKILVPPSQQEVCRPQQQFLIHQQSGEQKKRNGIMTNPNYHLQSNQVFLGRVSVPRTGQERGLQEVLEGYPPAETELSLKQALKLQLEGTDPSFNYKKETPL, from the exons ATGAAGCCCCCCCAGCAGAGCCTCTTTCTGCTTGTAGATTCGATTGATGAGGGTTGTAATGTTGCAGAAGGTGAACAGACTTCTACAGGCATATCTGGAACTATTGCAGAGCTTTTAGCTGATCACTACGAGTTCTTCCCTCCATGGTTACTCCTCCTCTGCTCTGCTCGCAAGCAGAGTAAAACTGTTACAAAAATGTTTACAG gTTTTCGAAAAATAAGCCTAGATGATCTCCGAAAGGCATATATCGTGAAAGATGTGCAGCAGTATATTCTCCATCGTTTAGATCAAGAAGAAGCACTGAGACAACATCTCACAAAAGAAACTGCAGAAATGCTAAACCAGCTTCACATCAAAAGCAGTGGTTGCTTTTTATATCTAGAACGTGTCCTAGATGGAGTTGTGGAAAATTTTATCATGCTAAGAGAGATCCGTGACATTCCTGGAACACTAAATGGCCTATATCTCTGGCTTTGTCAGAGGCTTTTTGTAAGAAAACAGTTCGCAAAGGTCCAGCCCATTCTGAATGTAATTCTTGCAGCTTGTAGGCCATTGACTACAACAGAATTGTATCATGCAGTGTGGACCAAAAACATGACATTGACTATGGAAGACTTTCAACGCAAACTAGATGTTCTGTCAAAAGTTCTTGTTGATGGTCTAGGAAATACTAAAATTTTGTTTCATTACAGTTTTGCAGAATGGTTGCTGGATGTAAAGCACTGTACACAGAAATATTTATGTAATGCAGCAGAGGGACACAGAATGTTAGCAATGAGTTACACTTGTCGAGCAAAGGATTTGACCCCATTAGAGGCCCAAGAATTTGCATTGCATCTAATTAATTCAAATTTGCAGTTAGAGACTTCTGAGTTGGCTTTGTGGATGATATGGAATGGCACACCAGTCAAAGACTCTTTGTCCACTTTAATCCCAAAAGAGCAGGAAGTACTACAGCTGCTAGTAAAAGCTGGTGCTCATGTCAACAGTGAAGATGACCGTACATCTTGCATTGTACGACAAGCTCTGGAAAGAGAAGATTCCATTCGGACCCTGTTAGATAATGGAGCATCAGTAAATCAGTGTGATTCAAATGGGAGAACATTGTTAGCTAATGCTGCATATAGTGGCAATCTTGATGTTGTTAACTTACTTGTTTCTAGAGGAGCAGATTTAGAAATAGAAGATACTCATGGGCAGACAGCACTTACTTTAGCTGCTCGACAAGGACATACCAAGGTTGTCAATTGTTTGATTGGATGTGGGGCTAATGTAAATCACACTGATCATGATGGTTGGACAGCACTACGATCTGCAGCTTGGGGTGGACACACAGAGGTGGTTTCTGCACTCCTTTATGCTGGAGTCAAAGTGGATTGTGCAGATGCTGACAGTCGAACAGCCTTGAGAGCAGCGGCATGGGGAGGACATGAAGATATAGTGCTGAATCTGCTACAACATGGAGCTGAAGTCAACAAAGCTGATAATGAAGGTAGAACGGCTTTGATTGCAGCAGCATACATGGGACATAAAGAGATTGTGGAGCACCTCCTTGACCATGGTGCAGAGGTAAATCATGAGGATGTGGATGGAAGGACTGCTCTGTCTGTTGCTGCACTTTGTGTACCTGCTAGTAAGGGACATGCTTCAGTGGTTAGCCTTTTAATTGACCGTGGTGCTGAAGTAGATCATTGTGACAAAGATGGTATGACTCCACTACTGGTAGCTGCCTACGAAGGGCATGTAGATGTAGTTGACTTACTTCTAGAAGGAGGAGCTGATGTGGATCACACTGACAATAATGGTCGTACACCCCTTCTGGCAGCAGCCTCCATGGGCCATGCTTCAGTTGTAAATACTCTTTTATTTTGGGGTGCTGCTGTGGACAGCATTGATAGTGAAGGGCGAACAGTTCTTAGTATAGCCTCTGCCCAAGGTAATGTTGAAGTAGTACGGACTCTGCTGGACAGAGGTCTAGATGAAAATCATAGAGATGATGCAGGATGGACACCTTTGCACATGGCAGCTTTTGAAGGTCACAGGTTGATATGTGAAGCACTTATAGAACAAGGTGCCAGAACAAATGAAATTGATAATGATGGACGTATACCTTTCATACTGGCTGCACAAGAAGGTCACTATGATTGTGTACAGATATTACTGGAAAATAAATCTAACATTGATCAGAGAGGCTATGATGGGAGAAATTCTCTCCGAGTTGCTGCTTTAGAAGGTCATAGAGATATAGTTGAACTACTTTTCAGCCATGGAGCAGATGTAAACTACAAAGATGCTGATGGCCGGCCAACACTTTACATCTTGGCATTAGAAAACCAGCTTACAATGGCCGAGTATTTTTTAGAAAATGGTGCAAACGTAGAAGCAAGCGATGCAGAAGGAAGGACAGCACTCCATGTTTCCTGCTGGCAGGGCCATTTGGAGATGGTGCAGATACTGATAACATACCATGCTGATGTGAATGCTGCAGATAATGAGAAGCGATCCGCTTTGCAGTCTGCTGCTTGGCAAGGCCATGTGAAAGTAGTTCGGCTTTTGATTGAGCATGGAGCCTTAGTTGACCACACCTGTAATCAAGGTGCTACTGCACTCTGCATTGCAGCACAAGAAGGACACATTGATGTTGTGCAGATATTATTGGAGCATGGTGCTGATCCGAATCATGCAGATCAATTTGGACGTACTGCTATGCGTGTTGCAGCAAAAAATGGACATTCTCAGATTATTAAATTACTGGAAAAATATGGTGCATCTAGTCTAAATGGCTGCACTCCATCACCAGTGCACACAATGGAGCAAAAACCCTTGCAGTCAGTCTCTTCAAAACTGCAGTCATTAACAATAAAATCAAATAGTTCAGGGAGCACTGGTGGAGGAGATATGCAGCCTACTATGCGTGGTTTGTCTAATGGGCCTGCTCATGCTTTTAGTTCTCCCTCAGAATCTCCAGATTCTACAGTGGACCGCCAGAAGTCATCTTTATCAAACAACTCTCTGAAAAGTTCCAAAAACTCTTCTCTGCGTACTACGTCATCTACAGCAACTGCCCAGACAGTGCCTATTGATAGTTTCCATAGTATGTCATTTACCGAACAAATACAGCAGCATTCACTGCCTCGTAGTAGAAGCAGGCAGTCCATTGTTTCTCCTTCTTCCACAACTCATTCCTTAAGTCAGAATCATAATTCACCAAGTAGTGAATTTGAATGGAGCCAAGTAAAACCTAGTTTGAAATCAACTAAAGCAAACAAAGGGGGGAAAACAGAAAACTCCAGCAAATCTGGATCtgctgggaaaaaaatcaagcagAGCAGCTCCTCTCAACCACAAGTTTTAGAATATGAAATGACTCAGTTTGATAAACGAATACCTGTTGCCAAATCTGGAACCAGTGTGCCACTTAAATCAATGCCAGCAGAGCCACAGTGCAAAATTTTGGTCCCTCCATCTCAGCAAGAAGTTTGTCGACCTCAGCAACAGTTCCTAATTCACCAACAGAGTGGGGAACAGAAGAAGCGAAATGGAATAATGACAAACCCAAATTATCATCTTCAAAGCAATCAGGTTTTTCTTGGTAGGGTTTCCGTCCCACGAACAGGACAGGAGAGAGGACTTCAGGAAGTTTTGGAAGGCTATCCTCCTGCAGAGACAGAACTAAGCCTTAAGCAAGCCTTAAAACTTCAGCTTGAGGGAACTGACCCAAGCTTCAACTACAAGAAGGAGACACCACTGTAA